From one Planococcus citri chromosome 3, ihPlaCitr1.1, whole genome shotgun sequence genomic stretch:
- the LOC135840584 gene encoding uncharacterized protein K02A2.6-like yields MDETQLKTFIAAMQKSHQESTQKLINEMKTQFQAQPQPSVSGTSDQITRFEKFNSKVEVFTSYIERFKNHLKLINLTDTVKQASLLCESIGAEHYNQLAAFLGPEKRIDTLPFEDLISKFTSLLQSKKSPVLAQHQFFQCYQSENQSIAEYVAQLQKALIECDFHVMCKCTTPKKLSISDSFLRPQFIRGIRDNAIRAELLKLNKTEFNDYVTEAMTLESSKIESKTLAENQSNSTPSTSTQSNTSESVNKLNQHQSRQRSNDRNSKRSTYRSNSRPSNYHQTRSKSNSDHRRKKVNFRELGINQCCLRCGYDNHLVRDCRHPPEKFKCDLCSKTGHVKKVCISSLIREHHKKKSESSVSYVASDDDTIYSIYSIHDGENRIMIPVQINGKKCTLECDTGSKKTLVSVQHFKKLKFKEKLQQDNTVFRDFTQNIFRPLGYCNVKVKYKDREINEKMYVTDKSTSSVIGLNWLLPLKIVQIDDIQLLPDETVDKPETQQIINELKAQFPEVFEPSIGKVANFTARYELKEGTIPIYRPAKKVPYALLPKIDKAIDNYVRQGIFTQVETSEWGTPAVYTEKRDGSIRICGNYKITINDRVQDVRYTIPPVQDVFMKLKNGKYYCKVDIRDAYLHLLVDDLTAKIQALTTHRGVFIVHRLFFGGKPAPSIFHEFIKQIVQDLEGTEAYFDDIIVEGETIEECQERLFKLFRRLQEKNLHVNEKKCVFFSTRIEYLGHVITSEGIAKSPEKVKAIKQAPRPKTIRELRSFLGMVNHYHKFIDDAATLLKPLNELQEKERDYKWTNDCENSFNAAKEILASDQVLVPYNINLPVILETDASPVGISAILSHSYPDGTTRPIEYASRTLSKTESRYSQIDREALGVFWGAKKFYQYLYGRKFTFIVDNKPLQQILNPAKELPAFTRSRMLRYAIYLSQFEYEIVHRSAKLHEHVDYLSRAPVECYPVNVIDECTFFQDQLIDNISLISTVENAISRDQLRNETRNDPELSKLIQELQSGSNKDSEYSLNDGIIFYKNRIMIPKSLQSKILSELHGVHSGIVKMKQVARNYVFWRNINNDIEQIVKSCKDCADIAKNPPKAPIHQWENATRPFQRIHIDYAEYKNQHIFVIFDAKTKWIEAYHSKTYPDSKKTIDFLREFFSRFGLCENLVSDNAAIFKSSEFTSFTKANGIRQIFSAPNHPATNGLAERGVQIIKHKLKKMSNIDVPVKEKLVSILSNYRNTPINGQESPAEMVLGYKPITWFKTLKPRAATKLSTKPILKIREFNVGERVQSRNYYGSAQWQYGTIIQRLGKLHYIVKLDNNREIKRHIDQLRKTNVKKVVFEDTIPIVGRATHRQPEQTSDTAAENPATTQIQPESATPVVVPRQSTRQRRPNVHSDYVYY; encoded by the coding sequence atggacgagACGCAGCTAAAGACTTTTATTGCTGCAATGCAAAAATCGCATCAAGAATCAACGCAAAAGCTtatcaatgaaatgaaaacgCAATTTCAAGCTCAGCCGCAGCCATCTGTCTCCGGTACCAGTGATCAAATTACCAGATTCGAAAAGTTTAACAGTAAGGTAGAAGTATTTACCTCGTATATAGAACGGTTCAAGAATCATCTCAAGTTAATCAATCTAACAGATACTGTTAAACAAGCGAGTTTATTATGTGAATCAATCGGAGCTGAGCATTACAATCAGCTAGCGGCGTTTCTCGGTCCTGAAAAGCGAATCGATACACTTCCATTCGAAGATCTTATCAGTAAATTTACCAGCCTCCTTCAATCCAAGAAAAGTCCAGTATTGGCTCAACATCAATTCTTTCAATGTTACCAGTCTGAGAATCAATCAATCGCCGAATATGTGGCCCAGCTTCAAAAGGCACTAATCGAATGTGACTTTCATGTTATGTGCAAATGTACAACGCCAAAGAAGCTGTCGATCTCAGATTCGTTTTTGAGACCACAATTTATTCGAGGAATTCGTGATAACGCGATAAGAGCCGAACTACTCAAGCTGAATAAGACTGAATTCAACGACTACGTTACCGAAGCTATGACATTAGAATCTTCGAAAATCGAATCGAAAACGCTTGCAGAGAATCAGTCAAATTCAACTCCAAGTACCAGTACTCAATCGAATACCAGTGAATCTGTAAATAAACTCAATCAACACCAGTCCAGACAACGCAGCAACGATCGCAATTCTAAACGTTCGACTTATCGTAGTAATTCGCGTCCTTCAAATTACCATCAAACCCGTTCGAAATCTAACTCGGATCATCGAAGAAAGAAAGTCAATTTCCGAGAATTGGGTATCAACCAGTGCTGTCTCCGATGCGGTTATGATAACCACCTCGTAAGAGATTGCAGACATCCGCCAGAAAAGTTCAAATGCGATCTATGTTCGAAAACCGGACACGTAAAGAAGGTTTGCATTAGTTCGTTGATAAGAGAACATCATAAAAAGAAATCTGAATCAAGTGTCTCGTACGTCGCATCCGATGATGATACTATCTATTCTATCTACTCAATCCACGATggtgaaaatcgaataatgatACCTGTGCAAATCAATGGTAAAAAGTGCACTCTCGAATGCGATACAGGCAGTAAAAAAACGCTTGTTTCggttcaacatttcaaaaagctcaagTTTAAGGAAAAACTCCAGCAAGATAATACTGTATTTCGTGATTTTACTCAGAATATTTTCAGACCCTTGGGGTACTGCAACGTTAAAGTAAAATACAAAGATCGAGAGATAAATGAAAAGATGTACGTTACTGACAAATCAACATCGTCTGTAATTGGCCTTAATTGGTTACTACCTCTCAAGATTGTTCAGATCGATGATATTCAACTCCTACCTGATGAAACCGTAGATAAACCAGAAACTCAACAAATCATCAACGAATTAAAAGCACAATTTCCTGAAGTATTTGAGCCATCAATTGGAAAAGTAGCCAACTTCACAGCACGGTATGAATTGAAAGAAGGTACTATTCCAATCTATCGACCAGCTAAAAAAGTACCTTACGCTTTATTACCTAAAATTGATAAAGCTATCGATAATTACGTTCGTCAAGGTATCTTTACGCAAGTAGAAACATCCGAATGGGGTACACCAGCTGTATACACAGAGAAACGCGATGGTTCGATTCGCATTTGCGGTAACTACAAAATTACTATCAATGATCGAGTTCAAGACGTACGTTATACTATTCCGCCTGTTCAAGATGTTTTCATGAAACTTAAAAATGGCAAATATTACTGTAAAGTTGATATTCGTGATGCGTACCTGCACTTATTAGTAGACGACCTGACTGCCAAAATTCAAGCTTTAACGACACATCGAGGTGTTTTTATTGTTCATCGACTGTTTTTTGGTGGAAAACCAGCACCTTCAATTTTCCACGAATTCATCAAACAAATAGTACAAGATCTAGAAGGCACAGAAGCATACTTTGATGATATAATTGTCGAAGGTGAAACTATCGAAGAGTGCCAGGAAcgattattcaaattatttcgaaGACTTCAAGAAAAGAATCTACACGTTAATGAAaagaaatgtgtattttttagtACTCGCATCGAATACCTGGGTCACGTTATCACATCCGAAGGTATCGCTAAATCACCTGAAAAAGTCAAAGCTATCAAGCAGGCACCCAGACCAAAAACCATTCGAGAACTTCGTAGCTTTCTTGGAATGGTAAATCATTATCATAAATTTATCGACGATGCTGCAACGTTATTGAAACCTCTGAACGAATTACAAGAAAAAGAACGTGATTACAAGTGGACCAACGACTGTGAAAATTCGTTCAACGCAGCTAAAGAAATTCTTGCCAGTGATCAAGTACTAGTTCCATATAATATCAATCTACCAGTCATACTTGAAACTGACGCAAGTCCTGTGGGAATTTCTGCGATCCTATCTCACAGCTATCCAGATGGAACAACTCGACCTATCGAATACGCATCCAGAACACTATCGAAAACTGAATCGAGATACTCCCAAATAGATCGTGAAGCCCTTGGTGTTTTCTGGGGTGCTAAAAAGTTTTATCAATATTTATATGGTCGGAAATTTACGTTTATTGTTGATAATAAACCTCTACAACAGATACTAAATCCAGCCAAAGAATTACCTGCGTTTACCAGATCAAGAATGTTACGTTATGCTATATATTTATCTCAATTCGAATATGAGATAGTACACCGATCTGCTAAACTTCACGAGCATGTCGATTATTTGTCCAGAGCACCTGTCGAATGTTACCCTGTCAACGTTATTGACGAGTGTACGTTTTTTCAAGATCAGCTCATCGATAATATCAGCTTAATATCAACTGTCGAAAATGCCATATCCAGAGATCAACTTCGAAATGAAACCAGAAACGATCCAGAATTATCCAAATTGATACAAGAATTGCAAAGTGGTTCAAACAAGGACAGTGAATATTCGTTGAACGATGGTATAATTTTCTACAAGAATCGTATCATGATACCAAAATCgcttcaatcaaaaattttatcagaattacATGGTGTTCATTCTGGAATCGTCAAAATGAAGCAAGTGGCTCGAAATTACGTTTTTTGGCGTAATATCAATAACGACATCGAACAAATCGTTAAAAGCTGTAAAGATTGCGCGGACATCGCTAAAAATCCGCCTAAAGCGCCTATCCACCAGTGGGAAAATGCTACCAGACCATTTCAACGTATACATATCGACTATGCCGAATATAAAAACCAgcatattttcgtaattttcgatGCCAAAACCAAGTGGATAGAAGCCTATCATTCGAAAACGTATCCTGATAGCAAGAAGACAATCGATTTTTTGCGCGAATTCTTCAGCAGATTTGGCCTTTGTGAAAATCTGGTGAGCGATAACGCTGCTATTTTCAAATCATCCGAGTTTACTTCGTTTACAAAAGCCAACGGCATTCGTCAAATATTCAGCGCTCCTAATCATCCTGCCACAAACGGATTGGCAGAGCGGGGTGTCCAGATCATAAAGCACAAGCTCAAGAAAATGTCCAATATCGATGTACCTGTCAAGGAGAAATTAGTCTCTATCCTATCTAACTATCGAAATACTCCGATCAATGGTCAAGAATCGCCTGCCGAAATGGTTCTTGGATACAAACCAATCACCTGGTTTAAAACCTTGAAGCCCAGAGCTGCGACAAAGCTATCTACCAagccgattttaaaaattcgagaatttAACGTGGGTGAAAGAGTACAGAGTCGAAATTATTACGGTTCTGCTCAATGGCAATATGGTACGATCATCCAGCGGCTAGGAAAATTACACTATATTGTTAAATTAGACAATAATCGAGAAATCAAAAGGCATATCGATCAGCTACGAAAAACAAACGTAAAGAAAGTTGTGTTTGAAGATACGATTCCTATTGTAGGTAGAGCTACTCATCGACAGCCAGAACAAACATCCGATACTGCTGCAGAGAATCCGGCTACTACCCAGATACAACCTGAATCAGCCACTCCTGTGGTTGTACCTCGACAATCAACTAGGCAACGTAGGCCTAACGTGCATAGTGATTACGTATATTACTAA
- the LOC135840776 gene encoding uncharacterized protein LOC135840776, which translates to MYFTFLKFFSIFCILIKQHETVEFDLDFVESATFIDKTMLLKKFLDEKHDPFCYVTSPRGFGKTTVLKMIDKFCNIELDKNHNPKHWSQTEAYKIFNKTKIAEDKETMRHLARYAVIYLDLNFTISKPSQIDEFMVTKMFNERLHECFKRYEWLMHFYKRKYAQESGSSLNTSTNKIDVEFLEKALHVRDDDPDLKSVFKKLTDLDIEQSLTKLIEILYEHFNSSRVIVLIDNLDTTFNQLYTLANKDQVSELTFLSNTIIIVLYNGFYLVNETVLKQAFCVGISNLAINSEISDMIDDMQIYKFLDDDNNIYTPFMTFSEQDVNQLCEANNCTQNDMKIIKTYCNGYRTSVNRTFVYNPALVIEYLEQRNPKAIDILSNVTEHGNIINVFVKKSKDFKLYLATLLAGKSVTFSLWPKFNFSEFMELIQYTFENVYKKMFESILTYCYDQGFITHAKAKGHFVIPNKEMKNYIAEIKS; encoded by the coding sequence ATGTATtttacctttttaaaatttttctcgatattttgCATCTTAATAAAACAACACGAAACAGTCGAATTCGATTTGGATTTCGTCGAATCTGCAACTTTCATCGATAAGACAATGctacttaaaaaatttctcgatgAAAAACACGATCCATTTTGCTACGTCACATCTCCTCGCGGATTCGGTAAAACGACGGTGTTAAAAATGATCGATAAATTTTGCAATATAGAATTAGATAAAAACCATAACCCGAAGCACTGGAGTCAAACCGAAGCGTacaaaatatttaataaaacgAAAATAGCTGAAGATAAGGAAACAATGCGTCATCTGGCTCGATACGCGGTTATTTATTTAGATTTGAATTTCACCATCAGTAAACCCTCTCAGATAGACGAATTCATGGTAACCAAAATGTTCAACGAAAGATTACACGAATGCTTTAAAAGATACGAATGGCTAATGcatttttataaaagaaaatacGCCCAAGAATCCGGCAGCTctttaaatacgagtacgaacaAAATCGACGTGGAATTCCTAGAAAAAGCTTTACACGTGCGAGACGACGATCCCGacttgaaatcagtttttaagaAACTAACCGATCTGGATATCGAGCAAAGCTTGactaaattgatcgaaattctCTACGAGCATTTTAACAGCAGTCGAGTGATCGTATTGATCGATAATTTAGATACAACTTTTAATCAACTTTATACGTTGGCTAATAAAGATCAGGTTTCGGAATTGACGTTTTTATCGAATACTATCATCATTGTACTGTACAATGGATTTTACTTGGTTAAcgaaactgttttaaaacaagCCTTTTGCGTTGGTATTAGCAATCTTGCAATTAACAGCGAAATCAGCGATATGATCGACGATATGCAAATATATAAATTTCTCGACGATGATAACAATATTTACACACCGTTCATGACGTTTTCCGAACAAGATGTAAATCAACTTTGCGAAGCGAATAATTGTACccaaaatgatatgaaaataatcaaaacctaTTGCAACGGATATCGCACCAGTGTAAATCGAACGTTCGTTTATAATCCTGCCCTGGTTATCGAATACCTCGAACAAAGAAACCCGAAAGCTATAGATATTTTGAGTAATGTCACCGAGCATGGCAATATTATCAAtgtattcgtgaaaaaatctaAAGATTTCAAACTGTACTTGGCCACTTTACTCGCAGGAAAATCTGTAACTTTCAGTCTATGGCCCAAGTTCAACTTTTCCGAATTTATGGAGTTGATTCAATACACTTTCGAAAACGTTTACAAGAAGATGTTTGAAAGCATACTAACGTATTGTTACGATCAAGGATTCATTACTCATGCAAAGGCTAAAGGTCATTTTGTCATACctaataaagaaatgaaaaattatatagcCGAAATCAAATCCTAA